In one Erinaceus europaeus chromosome 3, mEriEur2.1, whole genome shotgun sequence genomic region, the following are encoded:
- the ID2 gene encoding DNA-binding protein inhibitor ID-2, giving the protein MKAFSPVRSVRKNSLSDHSLGISRSKTPVDDPMSLLYNMNDCYSKLKELVPSIPQNKKVSKMEILQHVIDYILDLQIALDSHPTIVSLHHQRPGQSQASRTPLTTLNTDISILSLQASEFPSELMSNDSKALCG; this is encoded by the exons ATGAAAGCCTTCAGTCCAGTGAGGTCCGTGAGGAAAAACAGCCTTTCGGACCACAGCCTGGGGATCTCCCGGAGCAAGACCCCTGTGGACGACCCGATGAGCCTATTGTACAATATGAACGACTGCTACTCCAAGCTCAAGGAGCTGGTGCCCAGCATCCCTCAGAACAAGAAGGTGAGCAAGATGGAAATCCTGCAGCACGTCATCGACTACATCTTGGACCTGCAGATCGCCCTGGACTCGCACCCCACTATTGTCAGCCTGCACCACCAGCGACCCGGGCAGAGCCAGGCGTCCAGGACGCCGCTGACCACCCTAAACACGGACATCAGCATCCTGTCTTTACAG GCTTCCGAATTCCCTTCTGAGTTAATGTCAAATGACAGCAAAGCACTCTGTGGCTGA